Proteins from a genomic interval of Quercus lobata isolate SW786 chromosome 11, ValleyOak3.0 Primary Assembly, whole genome shotgun sequence:
- the LOC115968398 gene encoding uncharacterized protein LOC115968398 translates to MAWSATMIGALLGLGTQMYSNALRKLPYMRHPWEHVVGMGLGVVFVNQLVKWDAQLAEDLDKMLEKAKAANERRYFDEDDE, encoded by the exons atggctTGGAGCGCAACAATGATCGGAGCTCTATTGGGACTGGGGACCCAGATGTACTCCAACGCTCTCCGAAAACTCCCTTACATGCGCC ATCCATGGGAGCACGTGGTTGGCATGGGTCTCGGAGTTGTGTTCGTGAATCAGCTCGTGAAATGGGACGCTCAGCTCGCAGAAGACCTCGATAAGATGCTTGAAAAAGCTAAAGCCGCCAACGAGCGCCGTTACTTCG atgaagatgatgagtaG
- the LOC115968397 gene encoding LRR receptor-like serine/threonine-protein kinase GSO1 translates to MAKLVEYLSVLFVLCMCFSTGFVLCNDNLDSNSTLAVLLEVKTSFVEDPESVLQDWSESNPNFCTWRGITCGLDSVNGSVQVVSLNLSDSSLTGSISPSLGRLQNLLHLDLSSNSLTGPIPPNLSNLSYLESLFLYSNQLTGSIPTQLGSLTSLQVIRIGDNGLTGPIPSSFGNLVNLVTLGLASCSLSGPIPPELGQLGRVENLVLQQNQLVGPIPSELGNCSSLTVFTIALNTLNGSIPKELGRLQNLQTLNLANNSLSGEIPSELGELSQLTYLNFMGNQLEGPIPKSISQLGNLQTLDLSMNKLSGGIPEELGNMGQLAYLVLSNNNLSSVIPSNICSNTTSLELLMLSETQIFGEIPVELSQCHSLKQLDLSNNSLNGSIPIELYGLLELTDLLLNNNSLVGSISPFIGNLSNLQTLALYHNNLQGSLPKEIGMLGQLEILYLYDNQLSGEIPWEIGNCSSLQMIDFFGNHFSGEIPITIGRLKQLNFLHIRQNELVGEIPATLGNCHQLTILDLADNNLSGGIPVTFGFLQALEQLMLYNNSLEGNLPDTLIHVANLTRINLSKNRLNGSIAALCSSSSFLSFDVTNNAFDNEIPPQLGNSPFLVRLRLGSNQFTGKIPWTLGRIHELSLLDLSGNSLTGTMPAELSLCKKLTHIDLNNNLLSGPIPSWLGSLPQLGELKLYSNLFVGPLPPELFNCSKLLVLSLNDNLLNGTLPSEIGNLSSLNVLNLNKNQFSGPIPSTIGELGNLYELRLSQNSFDGEIPIELAQLQNLQIILDLSYNNLTGEIPPSIATLTKLEALDLSHNQLVGEVPPRVGEMISLGKLNLSYNNLQGKLDKQFSHWPAEVFEGNLRLCGSPLGHCNALSNKHQTGLSEVAVVLISGISTLIAIGLLLLGVKLFLKHRREFKKASEVNCAYSSSSSQAQRRLIFQNGAIKRDFKWEDIMEATNHLSEEFMIGSGGSGKIYKAIFPSGEIVAVKKILWKDDLLLNKSFTREVKTLGRIRHRHLVKLMGYCSNKGAGLNLLIYDYMENGSVWDWLHGQPVSSKKKKSLDWEARLRIAVGLAQGVEYLHHDCVPTIVHRDIKSSNLLLDSNMEAHLGDFGLAKALVEDYDSNTESNTWFAGSYGYIAPEYAYTLKATEKSDVYSMGIVLMELVTGKMPTDAPFGVDLDMVRWVETHIEMQDSAREELIDSALQPILPGEECAAFQVLEIALQCTKTTPQERPSSRQACDQLIHVFNNRMVDFGKTNIDPYA, encoded by the exons ATGGCAAAGTTAGTGGAATATTTGTCAGTTCTATTTGTTCTTTGCATGTGTTTTTCAACTGGGTTTGTCTTGTGCAACGACAACCTTGATAGTAACTCAACTTTAGCAGTACTTTTGGAGGTAAAGACATCATTTGTGGAAGACCCAGAAAGTGTTTTGCAAGATTGGTCTGAAAGCAACCCAAATTTCTGTACGTGGAGAGGTATTACTTGTGGGTTGGACTCGGTGAATGGCTCGGTACAAGTGGTGAGTCTAAACCTATCTGACTCGTCACTCACTGGGTCTATATCACCTTCACTTGGTCGTTTGCAAAACCTGCTCCACCTTGATCTCTCTTCCAACAGCCTCACGGGTCCCATTCCACCTAACCTCTCTAACCTTTCGTACTTGGaatctttgtttctttattcCAACCAACTCACTGGTTCAATCCCAACTCAGCTCGGCTCACTCACGAGTCTCCAAGTCATTCGAATCGGTGACAATGGACTCACTGGCCCAATCCCCTCCTCATTTGGAAATCTTGTCAATTTAGTCACTCTTGGCTTGGCCTCATGCAGTCTCAGCGGTCCAATACCTCCAGAACTCGGTCAACTCGGCCGAGTTGAGAATTTGGTACTCCAACAAAACCAACTCGTTGGTCCGATTCCATCCGAGTTGGGAAACTGTTCCAGCCTCACAGTATTCACCATTGCTCTCAACACTCTCAATGGATCGATCCCAAAGGAATTGGGTCGCCTCCAGAATCTCCAAACTCTTAACTTGGCCAACAATTCTCTCTCGGGTGAGATACCGAGTGAACTCGGTGAACTGAGTCAACTCACTTACCTCAATTTCATGGGGAACCAACTTGAGGGTCCAATCCCAAAGTCAATATCTCAACTGGGTAATCTTCAAACTCTTGATTTATCAATGAACAAACTCAGTGGAGGCATTCCAGAAGAACTGGGCAACATGGGTCAGCTTGCGTACTTGGTTTTGTCAAATAACAACCTTTCTAGTGTCATACCAAGTAACATATGTTCCAACACAACAAGTTTGGAGCTTTTAATGTTATCTGAGactcaaatttttggtgaaatcCCTGTAGAGCTGAGCCAGTGTCATTCACTAAAACAGCTTGACTTGTCCAACAATTCTCTCAATGGGTCAATACCTATTGAACTATATGGGCTTCTTGAGCTGACAGATCTCTTGCTCAACAACAATAGCTTGGTGGGTTCAATTTCTCCTTTCATTGGAAACCTCAGTAATTTGCAGACACTTGCACTTTATCATAACAACTTGCAGGGAAGTCTTCCTAAGGAGATTGGTATGCTTGGGCAGCTTGAAATTCTGTACCTTTATGATAATCAGTTATCTGGGGAGATACCTTGGGAGATTGGCAATTGTTCAAGCTTGCAgatgattgatttttttggaaACCATTTCAGTGGGGAAATTCCAATCACTATTGGAAGGCTAAAGCAGCTGAATTTTCTTCATATAAGGCAGAATGAACTTGTGGGTGAAATTCCCGCCACATTGGGCAACTGTCACCAACTAACTATTTTGGACTTGGCAGACAACAATCTCTCTGGTGGCATTCCTGTCACTTTTGGATTCTTGCAAGCTCTGGAGCAGCTCATGCTTTACAACAATTCTCTTGAAGGTAATCTTCCTGATACATTGATTCATGTAGCAAACCTGACCAGAATAAATCTGTCCAAAAACAGATTGAATGGTAGCATTGCAGCATTGTGTAGCTcaagttcttttctttcttttgatgtCACAAATAATGCATTTGACAATGAGATTCCTCCCCAGCTGGGGAATTCACCTTTTCTTGTGAGGCTACGATTAGGGAGCAACCAATTTACTGGAAAAATTCCTTGGACTTTGGGTAGAATCCATGAACTTTCATTATTAGACCTTTCTGGCAATTCACTCACTGGAACTATGCCAGCTGAGCTTTCGTTGTGTAAAAAATTGACCCATATTGATCTGAACAATAACCTTCTTTCTGGACCAATACCTTCATGGCTGGGAAGTTTGCCACAGTTGGGAGAGCTTAAGCTTTATTCcaatttatttgttgggcctcTTCCACCTGAACTATTCAATTGTTCCAAACTTCTAGTGCTTTCTCTGAATGACAATTTACTCAATGGAACTCTCCCTTCTGAAATTGGCAACTTGTCATCTCTTAATGTCCTCAACCTCAACAAAAACCAGTTTTCTGGTCCAATCCCTTCCACAATTGGTGAGCTAGGCAACCTGTATGAGCTTCGGCTCTCACAGAACAGCTTTGATGGTGAAATTCCTATTGAGCTTGCTCAGCTCCAAAATCTTCAAATCATTCTTGACCTCAGTTACAACAATCTCACTGGTGAAATCCCACCTTCAATTGCAACACTGACCAAACTCGAAGCACTTGATCTTTCTCACAATCAACTTGTTGGAGAAGTCCCTCCCAGAGTTGGGGAGATGATCAGCTTGGGAAAGCTCAATCTCTCTTATAACAATCTTCAAGGCAAATTGGACAAGCAATTCTCACACTGGCCAGCCGAGGTATTTGAAGGAAATCTACGTCTTTGTGGCAGCCCTCTTGGTCACTGCAATGCTCTATCCAACAAACACCAGACAGGCTTGAGTGAAGTAGCAGTAGTGCTCATTTCTGGAATATCTACTCTAATAGCAATTGGTTTACTGCTACTTGGGGTAAAACTCTTTTTGAAACACAGAAGAGAATTCAAAAAAGCCAGTGAGGTGAACTGTGCATACTCATCCAGCTCTTCCCAAGCACAGAGAAGACTTATCTTCCAAAATGGTGCTATAAAGAGAGATTTTAAATGGGAAGACATTATGGAAGCCACAAACCATCTCAGTGAAGAGTTCATGATTGGCTCAGGAGGTTCTGGAAAGATTTACAAAGCTATTTTTCCCTCAGGAGAAATAGTGGCAGTCAAGAAGATATTGTGGAAAGATGATCTTCTACTAAATAAAAGCTTCACAAGAGAGGTTAAAACGCTTGGGAGGATAAGGCACAGGCATCTAGTGAAATTGATGGGTTATTGTAGCAACAAAGGAGCAGGTTTGAATCTGTTGATATATGACTACATGGAAAACGGAAGTGTATGGGATTGGCTGCATGGACAACCTGTTAGtagcaagaagaaaaagagcCTTGATTGGGAGGCAAGGTTAAGGATTGCAGTAGGATTAGCCCAAGGAGTGGAGTACCTCCACCATGACTGTGTACCAACGATTGTCCACAGGGACATTAAGTCGAGCAATCTGTTGCTAGATTCCAATATGGAAGCTCATTTGGGAGATTTTGGCCTAGCCAAAGCACTTGTGGAGGATTATGATTCCAACACAGAATCAAACACATGGTTCGCGGGGTCTTATGGTTACATAGCACCAG AGTATGCATATACATTGAAGGCAACGGAAAAGAGTGACGTATACAGCATGGGTATTGTGCTAATGGAGCTTGTTACTGGAAAAATGCCAACTGATGCACCTTTTGGTGTGGATTTGGACATGGTGAGATGGGTTGAGACACACATTGAGATGCAAGATTCTGCCCGGGAGGAGTTGATCGACTCAGCATTGCAACCAATCTTACCGGGTGAAGAATGTGCAGCCTTCCAAGTGCTGGAAATAGCACTTCAGTGCACAAAAACCACCCCACAAGAAAGGCCATCTTCCCGGCAAGCATGCGATCAACTTATACATGTATTTAACAATAGGATGGTGGATTTTGGGAAGACGAATATAGATCCATATGCATAA